Part of the Acidobacteriota bacterium genome is shown below.
TCCGATGAGCGGCCGCCGCGTCGCTCCCATGTAATAGAGGACGGGAATCGCCATCCGTGACAGGAGCAGCGACGCCACTTCGCCCGCCATGAGGGAGATCGCGAGCCCCTGGAAGATCGGGTCGAACAGGATGACGCCCGCGCCGACGATCACCGCGGCTGCCGTGAGCGCCATCGGCCTGAAGCGCACGGCGCCGGCATCGACCACCGCCTCGTCGAGCGGCATGCCCTGACGCAGGCGCAGTTCGATGAAGTCCACGAGGATGATCGAGTTGCGGACGACGATGCCGGCACCGGCGATGAAGCCGATCATCGACGTCGCGGTGAAGAAGGCGCCCATCATCGCGTGCGCCGGCAGGATGCCCACGAGCGAGAACGGAATCGCCAGCATGATGACGATTGGCGTCCTGAACGAGGCGAACCACCCGACAACGAGGATGTAGATCAGGATCAGCACGGCTCCGAACGCGAGGCCGAGATCGCGAAACACTTCGATGGTGATGTGCCATTCGCCGTCCCACTTCATCGACGGGCGCGACGTCTGCTCGGGCTGCGTCGCGTTGTAGACGGCCACGCCGTGCCCATCCGGCAGTCGCAGTCCTGCGATCGCCTCGTTCATGCGGAGGATGGCGTAGACGGGACTCTCGTCTTCGCCGGCCAGATCGGCCGTCACATAGGTCACCGGTAGCAGGTTCTTGTGGTAGATGCTGCCGTCCTCGACGCGCCGTTCCAGTCGCGTCAGTTCTCCGATCGACACGGGCCTCGGTCCGGCGAGACGCAACGCCTGGAACGACGCCAGATCGTCGCGTGCCTCACGCGGCAGGCGCAACAGGATCGGCACGTCCTCGCGCGACGCCTCGTCGTGCAGGACACCCGCGGCTTCTCCGCCCGCGGCCATGCGGACGAGTCCGGCCACTGTCGCCGGTGCCACACCGGCGGCCGCGGCCTTCTCCGGATCGACGATGAGCGACAGACGCGGGTGCGCGTCCTCGACGTACCAGTCGGTGTCGACCACGCCGGCCGTCGCCTCGAAGATGCGTCTGACGTCGGTGGCCAGCGCCAGCCGCTGCGTCGCATCAGGCCCATACACCTCGGCCACGAGCGTCTGCAGGACGGGCGGTCCGGGGGGCACTTCGGCTACCTGGATCGTCGCGCCCGCGGCGCGTGCGATGGGCAGCAGGCGCTCGCGTACGCGGCGCGCCACGTCATGACTCGACTCCGCGCGATCGTGCTTGGGCAGGAGGTTCACCTGG
Proteins encoded:
- a CDS encoding efflux RND transporter permease subunit produces the protein LTLFMFYLYGYTLNRITLFALIFSIGILVDDAIVVVENVVRHARMSTGQDGLTAIVIRAVDEVGNPTILATLTVVAAILPMAFVGGLMGPYMRPIPVGASAAMVFSLVVAFVVTPWAAVRLLRQDDAHHDGGEDTFTKWYRRAMGPLIADRRRRMAFLVGLVALLVGAMALVPLRLVTVKMLPFDNKSEFQVVVDMPDGTPLEQTAAVTARLAAAALGDPAVRDVQDYVGTASPHNFNGLVRHYFLRQSPHLGDLQVNLLPKHDRAESSHDVARRVRERLLPIARAAGATIQVAEVPPGPPVLQTLVAEVYGPDATQRLALATDVRRIFEATAGVVDTDWYVEDAHPRLSLIVDPEKAAAAGVAPATVAGLVRMAAGGEAAGVLHDEASREDVPILLRLPREARDDLASFQALRLAGPRPVSIGELTRLERRVEDGSIYHKNLLPVTYVTADLAGEDESPVYAILRMNEAIAGLRLPDGHGVAVYNATQPEQTSRPSMKWDGEWHITIEVFRDLGLAFGAVLILIYILVVGWFASFRTPIVIMLAIPFSLVGILPAHAMMGAFFTATSMIGFIAGAGIVVRNSIILVDFIELRLRQGMPLDEAVVDAGAVRFRPMALTAAAVIVGAGVILFDPIFQGLAISLMAGEVASLLLSRMAIPVLYYMGATRRPLIGAETTPPTTDPAPVEAH